GGCTTCACCCTGTGGGACACCGCGGAGACGCTGCCGGACGGGGTCGCCGACGTCGGCACCCGAGGCGAGCCGAACCTGGACGCGCTGTTCGCGACCGATCCCGACCTGGTGATCATCGAGGCATCCACCGCGCAGGACGAGATCATCGGCCAGCTGGCCGCCTACGGGGTGCCGGTGCTGGCCACCAAGGGCGCCGACGCCGCCGACCCGATCGGTCAGATGAAGAACACCTTCAACCTGATCGCCCAGGCCACCGGCCGGCAGGAGCGGGCCCAGCTCGTCGTCGACGAGTTCACCGAGTCGCTGGGGACCGCGAAGCAGACGGCGGCGGACACCGGCGCGGCCGGCCAACAGTTCGTCTACTTCGACGGCTGGGTGCAGGGCGGCAACGTGTCCATCCGGCCGTTCGGCCAGGGCTCGCTGATGGGCGAGCTTGGTGAGGAGCTCGGCATGACCAACGCCTGGACCGGCGAGGTGGACCCGGCCTACGGGTTGGGCCAGACCGACATCGAGGGCATGACCGCGGTCGGCGACGCCACGTTCTACTACACGGGCACCGAGGACCCCGAGGGTGACGTGATGGGCGAGCTGGCCAAGAACGAGATCTGGAAGGCGCTGCCCGCCGTCGTCGACGGCAACACGCACGCCTTCCCGCCCGGAATCTGGACCTTCGGCGGACCCCGCTCCGCGCAGCAGGCGCTGGACGCATACGTCGCCCACCTGACGGGCTGACCCAC
This genomic window from Actinomycetota bacterium contains:
- a CDS encoding iron-siderophore ABC transporter substrate-binding protein, which gives rise to MLLAACGTTQPASTAGTTAAAATSSGSASAAAEESGTGRTGCAQDTTTTSNDPVTLTDAFGRTVDLAAPAQRVAVLEWQQVEDVLTLCVDPVAVADVEGFTLWDTAETLPDGVADVGTRGEPNLDALFATDPDLVIIEASTAQDEIIGQLAAYGVPVLATKGADAADPIGQMKNTFNLIAQATGRQERAQLVVDEFTESLGTAKQTAADTGAAGQQFVYFDGWVQGGNVSIRPFGQGSLMGELGEELGMTNAWTGEVDPAYGLGQTDIEGMTAVGDATFYYTGTEDPEGDVMGELAKNEIWKALPAVVDGNTHAFPPGIWTFGGPRSAQQALDAYVAHLTG